A genomic stretch from Desulfovibrio sp. Huiquan2017 includes:
- a CDS encoding nucleotidyltransferase family protein: MKQEIAKVPGVLLAAGKATRMGRDKRFLPFRGIPLLQHAINAARSSLLAEVVLVTDTDLSAHPGLDLSGCRVVVDPSAARGQAEALKAGLRATDAVDGCMVLMADQPLLARETIDHLVWAFSQHPDFWIVPVIEDMQGTPITVPAAWFPRLRELEGDAAARTLIASRGLSLRLVKVNHPGPFIDIDTETQYRLLLSRHEGAKARHAA; this comes from the coding sequence ATGAAACAGGAAATAGCCAAGGTTCCCGGCGTGCTGCTCGCCGCAGGGAAGGCAACCCGGATGGGCAGGGACAAACGGTTCCTGCCCTTCCGGGGCATCCCCCTGCTTCAGCACGCGATCAATGCGGCGCGGAGCTCGCTCCTGGCCGAGGTGGTGTTGGTGACCGACACCGACCTGTCCGCCCACCCGGGACTGGACCTCTCCGGCTGCCGCGTGGTGGTGGACCCGTCCGCCGCCCGGGGCCAGGCCGAAGCGCTCAAGGCCGGGCTGCGGGCAACGGACGCGGTGGACGGCTGCATGGTGCTCATGGCGGACCAGCCGCTGCTGGCCCGGGAGACCATCGACCACCTGGTCTGGGCGTTTTCCCAGCACCCGGACTTCTGGATCGTGCCCGTTATCGAGGACATGCAGGGCACCCCCATCACCGTTCCGGCAGCGTGGTTCCCCAGGCTGCGGGAGCTGGAGGGCGACGCAGCCGCGCGCACGCTCATCGCCTCGCGCGGGCTGTCCCTGCGGCTGGTGAAGGTAAATCATCCGGGGCCGTTCATAGATATCGACACAGAAACCCAGTACCGCCTGCTCCTCAGCCGCCATGAGGGGGCGAAAGCCAGGCACGCGGCATGA
- a CDS encoding FAD binding domain-containing protein: MKRFKHLEAASVEEAVAALKEHGSAHVIAGGSDLMGCLKDNLWMESPEAIVNLKTIPDLDEIRREDDGLRLGALATLTRIAESEVVREGWPCLAEAARKTGSPLLRNMGTIAGNICQQNRCWYFRYPDKLGGRIDCVRKGGKRCLAVPGDHRYHSIFGAVKKCIAVNPGDTAPALVALDARVETDRRSIPIDEFFSAERGAVSTILEHDEIVTSIFVPNQAEGTRGAFRKIALRKSIDFALVNCAAAVTMQGGVVNAARICLNGVHNNPYRCTASEEYLVGRELTSESAAEAGRLAVAEAKPLLLNAYKVPMAGTTVADTLMDCAGQA; encoded by the coding sequence ATGAAACGGTTCAAACACCTGGAAGCCGCAAGCGTCGAAGAGGCCGTCGCGGCCCTGAAAGAGCACGGCTCCGCACACGTCATCGCGGGAGGCAGCGACCTCATGGGTTGCCTCAAGGACAACCTGTGGATGGAGAGCCCCGAGGCGATCGTTAACCTGAAGACCATTCCCGACCTGGACGAGATCCGGCGGGAGGACGACGGCCTGCGCCTGGGCGCGCTGGCCACCCTGACCCGGATCGCGGAATCCGAAGTCGTGCGCGAAGGCTGGCCGTGTCTGGCCGAAGCCGCCCGCAAGACCGGCTCGCCCCTGCTGCGCAACATGGGCACCATCGCGGGCAACATCTGCCAGCAGAACCGCTGCTGGTACTTCCGCTATCCCGACAAGCTCGGCGGGCGCATCGACTGCGTGCGCAAGGGCGGAAAGCGCTGCCTGGCCGTGCCCGGCGACCACCGCTACCACTCCATCTTCGGCGCGGTGAAGAAGTGCATCGCGGTCAACCCCGGCGACACGGCCCCCGCCCTGGTCGCCCTCGACGCCCGCGTGGAGACCGATCGACGGTCCATCCCCATCGACGAATTCTTTTCCGCCGAGAGGGGTGCGGTCTCCACCATCCTGGAGCACGACGAAATCGTCACCTCGATCTTCGTTCCGAACCAGGCGGAAGGCACACGCGGCGCGTTCCGCAAGATCGCCCTGCGCAAATCCATAGACTTCGCCCTGGTCAACTGCGCCGCCGCCGTGACCATGCAGGGCGGCGTGGTCAATGCCGCCCGCATCTGCCTCAACGGCGTGCACAACAACCCATACCGCTGCACCGCCTCCGAGGAGTACCTGGTGGGCCGGGAGCTTACCTCGGAATCCGCTGCCGAGGCGGGCAGGCTGGCCGTGGCCGAAGCCAAGCCGCTGTTGCTCAACGCCTACAAGGTGCCCATGGCGGGCACCACCGTGGCCGACACGCTCATGGACTGCGCCGGACAGGCGTAA
- a CDS encoding BCCT family transporter yields the protein MSRHTEAEQTPACATGGIRTVCFVGTLAIVLAICVPLIVYPAEGEQVINQLFTLITRDMDWLYLLAGLCSLALILWFAFGPLSGKRLGDTVEYSTFSWIGMLICAGVGAGIMFGGAIDWAYYLAYPLGGEPAGSPRAMELTCAYGMFHWGPICWAIYATLAVPIGYSFYVKKVPILNISQTCHGLLGDRVHGWPGKVIDILFMVGLVAGSATALGLGIPIVAAGVASCFGLEHSFTLELIILALVTLLFSVTSSLGLKKGMHRLSDFNVYVALGLLLYVFLVGPTLFLTKTSLNAVGLLVAHFVRMATATDPLGGSSFTQDWTVFYYAWFVAYAPFMSLFIAKISRGRTVRQVVLGPVILASLGCGLFYMVFGNFGLHLQATGQLDVATLVKTVKGATAIMAVADFIPLAAVFKLMFALVTAISMATTFDAVSFALAATTTATLTPEDEPARWNRLFWAICLALVPMGILLIDGPLSVLQTASIVVGLPVLIVLWLGVAAFFNEYRRTGWAPGPADAACVPWTTNEKEINHKSH from the coding sequence ATGTCTCGTCACACTGAAGCCGAACAGACACCCGCCTGTGCCACTGGGGGCATCCGCACCGTATGCTTCGTCGGCACGCTCGCCATCGTGCTCGCTATCTGCGTTCCGCTCATCGTGTATCCGGCGGAAGGCGAACAGGTCATCAACCAACTCTTCACGCTCATCACCCGGGACATGGACTGGCTCTACCTGCTGGCGGGGCTCTGTTCCCTGGCCCTCATTCTGTGGTTCGCCTTCGGCCCGCTGAGCGGGAAGCGTCTGGGCGACACCGTGGAATATTCCACCTTCTCCTGGATCGGCATGCTCATCTGCGCGGGCGTAGGCGCGGGCATCATGTTCGGCGGGGCCATCGACTGGGCCTACTATCTGGCCTATCCCCTCGGCGGTGAGCCCGCAGGCTCGCCCCGGGCCATGGAGCTGACCTGCGCCTACGGCATGTTCCACTGGGGCCCGATATGCTGGGCCATCTACGCCACCCTGGCCGTGCCCATCGGCTACAGCTTCTACGTCAAGAAGGTGCCCATCCTGAATATTTCGCAGACGTGCCACGGCTTGCTGGGCGACCGGGTCCACGGCTGGCCCGGCAAAGTCATCGACATCCTCTTCATGGTCGGGCTGGTGGCCGGATCGGCCACGGCGCTGGGGCTGGGCATCCCCATAGTGGCTGCCGGGGTGGCTTCCTGCTTCGGCCTGGAGCACAGCTTCACCCTGGAGCTGATCATCCTGGCGCTGGTGACGCTGCTGTTTTCCGTCACCTCTTCCCTGGGGCTGAAGAAAGGCATGCACCGGCTCTCGGATTTCAACGTCTATGTCGCGCTGGGATTGCTGCTTTATGTGTTTCTCGTCGGCCCCACCCTGTTCCTGACCAAGACTTCGCTCAACGCCGTGGGATTGCTGGTCGCCCATTTCGTGCGTATGGCCACGGCCACCGATCCCCTGGGCGGATCGAGCTTCACCCAGGACTGGACCGTTTTCTATTACGCTTGGTTCGTGGCCTATGCCCCGTTCATGAGCTTGTTCATCGCCAAGATATCCAGGGGGCGCACTGTGCGCCAAGTCGTGCTCGGGCCGGTGATCCTGGCCTCCCTGGGATGCGGTCTGTTCTACATGGTGTTCGGCAATTTCGGGCTCCACCTGCAGGCCACCGGCCAACTCGATGTGGCGACCCTCGTCAAGACCGTCAAGGGAGCCACCGCCATCATGGCCGTGGCCGACTTCATCCCGCTGGCCGCCGTATTCAAGCTGATGTTCGCCCTGGTCACGGCCATCTCCATGGCCACCACCTTCGACGCGGTCTCCTTCGCCCTGGCCGCCACGACTACCGCCACGCTCACGCCCGAAGACGAGCCCGCCCGTTGGAACCGGCTGTTCTGGGCCATCTGCCTGGCCCTGGTGCCCATGGGTATCCTGCTCATCGATGGCCCGCTTTCAGTGCTCCAGACCGCGTCCATCGTGGTCGGCCTACCCGTGCTCATCGTGCTCTGGCTCGGCGTGGCCGCCTTTTTTAACGAATACCGCCGCACGGGTTGGGCCCCCGGTCCGGCCGACGCCGCCTGCGTCCCGTGGACGACGAACGAAAAGGAGATCAATCATAAGAGTCATTGA
- a CDS encoding xanthine dehydrogenase family protein molybdopterin-binding subunit, with the protein MADTKVIGADVRQKDGNPRVTGEAKYYGDFQFRGMLEARILRSPHPAADIVDIDVSAAEAMEGVHLVMTHENFPKAFRKTVYYVGDLVAAVIAVDDTVAEEAMAAIKVEYKTKPFVMDLEEAIKPDSPQVFEGEANCHDWEHHAFLSDRDPETGLYKTKTPAEYNGFGDIEKGFAEADVIVEQKGFRYALCKSPAMEPRGCTARYDGVKLHVHTHSQGLHDEKYCLAEALGIGSDKVNLVSPFTGSSFGGKNATVLDPNLPSHYLLIASLACLHLKRPVHCAYSREEEMLCGWSRGSLNDVKIGFKKDGTMTSMDFQHWQEVGASGDKYPAKNAMLATGAVLYSRNCKHLRGQIRYVYTNRYTAVGWQGYGAPEGIFPVEITMDMAAEKLGMDPIELRKMNCMRAGDIDAGWDPLSYGSAIISSSGIHECLDVGAEHLDWKNTWQHPSEKTGRIRHGIGVAIFAMGAGRPGPGNSSEAMVKIFPDGSAALVCAVADIGQGQHTVQCQIVAEVLGIPYDRVGLVCADTDSTPFATLVSNSCGTWLQGWATYEAALDAKNQLLRLASEKLGVAPQALSVGEKGVYVTAEPDKGVTVKEAFGPIGHYGGRHEIIGSYVNDSPHPNCLRNGNKDELYIPKEKGAQFISLDVDTETGMVENVRVTMVQNVGRALHPKIVEGQLLTARHGVEHAVLGCECVSDKRNGWLLVPNFVDYKPCTTMDCSVEPFVLEIPGDPTHPFGATACGEGAACPSLAAFSNAIYNAIGVRLTETPFTPARILSGLGKIKSRKGGK; encoded by the coding sequence ATGGCTGACACCAAAGTGATAGGCGCTGACGTCCGTCAGAAGGATGGCAATCCCCGCGTCACGGGAGAGGCTAAATACTACGGCGACTTCCAGTTCCGGGGCATGCTTGAGGCCCGCATCCTGCGCAGCCCGCACCCGGCTGCGGACATCGTGGACATCGACGTCAGCGCGGCCGAGGCCATGGAAGGCGTGCACTTGGTCATGACCCACGAGAATTTCCCCAAGGCGTTCCGCAAGACGGTCTACTACGTGGGCGACCTGGTGGCCGCCGTCATCGCCGTGGACGATACCGTGGCCGAGGAGGCCATGGCCGCCATCAAGGTCGAATACAAGACCAAACCCTTTGTCATGGACCTGGAGGAGGCCATCAAGCCCGATTCGCCCCAGGTGTTCGAGGGCGAGGCCAACTGCCACGACTGGGAGCACCACGCTTTCCTGAGCGACCGCGATCCGGAAACCGGCCTATACAAGACCAAGACCCCGGCCGAGTACAACGGCTTCGGCGACATCGAGAAGGGATTCGCCGAAGCGGACGTCATCGTTGAGCAGAAGGGGTTCCGCTACGCGCTTTGCAAGTCGCCCGCCATGGAGCCGCGCGGCTGCACGGCCCGGTACGACGGCGTCAAGCTGCACGTCCACACCCACTCCCAGGGGCTGCATGACGAGAAATACTGCCTAGCCGAGGCCCTGGGCATCGGTTCGGACAAAGTCAACTTGGTCTCGCCGTTCACCGGCTCCAGCTTCGGCGGCAAGAACGCCACGGTGCTCGACCCCAACCTGCCCTCCCACTACCTGCTCATCGCCAGCTTGGCCTGCCTGCACCTCAAGCGGCCCGTGCACTGCGCCTACTCCCGCGAGGAAGAGATGCTCTGCGGCTGGTCCAGGGGCAGCCTGAACGACGTCAAGATCGGGTTCAAGAAGGACGGCACCATGACCTCCATGGACTTCCAGCACTGGCAGGAAGTGGGCGCCAGCGGCGACAAGTACCCGGCCAAGAACGCCATGCTGGCCACCGGAGCGGTGCTCTACTCGCGCAACTGCAAGCACCTCCGCGGCCAGATCCGGTACGTCTACACCAACCGCTACACCGCAGTGGGCTGGCAGGGGTACGGCGCGCCCGAAGGCATCTTCCCGGTGGAGATCACCATGGACATGGCCGCCGAGAAACTGGGCATGGACCCCATCGAGCTGCGCAAGATGAATTGCATGCGGGCGGGCGACATCGACGCCGGGTGGGACCCGCTGTCGTACGGTTCGGCCATCATCTCCTCGTCGGGCATTCACGAATGCCTGGACGTGGGCGCCGAGCATCTGGACTGGAAGAACACTTGGCAACATCCGAGCGAAAAGACCGGGCGTATCCGTCACGGCATCGGCGTGGCCATCTTCGCCATGGGAGCGGGCCGTCCCGGCCCCGGCAACTCCAGCGAAGCCATGGTCAAGATATTCCCGGACGGCTCGGCCGCCCTGGTCTGCGCCGTGGCGGACATCGGCCAGGGCCAGCACACCGTGCAGTGCCAGATCGTGGCCGAAGTGCTGGGCATCCCCTACGACCGGGTCGGCCTGGTCTGCGCCGACACCGACTCCACCCCCTTCGCCACCCTGGTCTCCAACAGCTGCGGCACCTGGCTCCAGGGATGGGCCACATACGAGGCCGCCCTGGACGCCAAGAACCAGCTCCTCCGATTGGCTTCGGAAAAGCTGGGCGTGGCTCCCCAGGCACTGAGCGTGGGGGAGAAAGGCGTTTATGTTACCGCCGAGCCGGACAAGGGCGTGACCGTCAAGGAAGCCTTCGGCCCCATCGGGCATTATGGCGGACGCCACGAGATCATCGGCTCCTACGTCAATGACTCGCCGCATCCCAACTGCCTCCGCAACGGCAACAAGGACGAGCTGTACATCCCCAAGGAAAAGGGTGCGCAGTTCATCTCCCTGGACGTGGACACCGAGACCGGCATGGTCGAAAACGTCCGCGTGACCATGGTTCAGAACGTGGGCCGGGCCCTGCACCCCAAGATCGTCGAGGGCCAGTTGCTCACCGCCCGCCACGGCGTGGAACACGCGGTTCTTGGCTGCGAGTGCGTATCGGACAAGCGCAACGGCTGGCTGCTGGTGCCCAACTTCGTGGACTACAAGCCGTGCACGACCATGGACTGCTCCGTGGAGCCGTTCGTCCTGGAGATTCCGGGCGATCCGACCCATCCCTTCGGAGCAACGGCCTGCGGTGAAGGCGCCGCCTGCCCGTCCCTGGCCGCGTTCTCCAACGCCATCTACAACGCCATCGGCGTCCGGCTCACCGAGACGCCCTTCACCCCGGCCAGAATCCTCTCCGGGCTCGGCAAGATCAAATCCAGAAAAGGGGGCAAATAA
- the cysC gene encoding adenylyl-sulfate kinase, giving the protein MQYTDSLPAYNAESLLVHSRRAELLKEWAAGFKSINLNPRQLCDLEMLLNRAFYPLDGYLGRMDYESVLEYMRLSDGTLWPLPLCLGVSAEFAAGLEEGECVAVRDAEGFMLAVLTVSDVWKPDLAAEARAIRGEGACPGQAEGCGCGLAEPWYVGGRVEGVALPQRYDFTELRMSPAEVQRFFAQKGWRKVVAVQAGRPLHKADRAMLEEVARDEGASLLLSPLLRPSLYFCVDHFSLVRSFRQFAETFPRGVTKLNLTPWFERHMGPRGALLRAVVNKNYGCTHMLVWDTAKADPKRNALSNEYEAHIRWLADHRADTGIIPVAEHCMALDQSTGRYARSDSGGRCVNDHDAVVDLLTRGEPVPEWMSFPGVLKELSHLYKPRWKQGFTLFFTGLSGAGKSTLAKILFVKLLELDSRPVTLLDGDIVRTNLSSELSFSKEHRNLNVTRIGFVASEIVKNGGVAICAPIAPYAESRRHARAAVEEYGGFVEIHVNTPLAVCERRDRKGIYAKARAGLLSGLTGVDDPYITPENPELRIDTSELTPNEAAHEVLLYLGERKYL; this is encoded by the coding sequence ATGCAATATACCGATTCTCTTCCCGCATATAATGCGGAAAGCCTGCTGGTCCATTCCCGTCGGGCGGAGCTTCTCAAGGAATGGGCTGCGGGGTTCAAGTCCATCAATCTGAATCCTCGTCAGCTCTGCGATCTGGAAATGCTCCTCAACCGGGCCTTTTATCCTTTGGACGGATACCTCGGCCGCATGGACTACGAGTCCGTGCTTGAGTATATGCGCCTGAGCGACGGGACCTTGTGGCCCCTGCCGTTGTGCCTGGGCGTGAGCGCCGAATTCGCCGCAGGCCTTGAAGAGGGCGAGTGCGTGGCCGTGCGCGACGCCGAGGGCTTCATGCTCGCCGTGCTGACCGTGTCCGACGTCTGGAAACCGGACCTTGCGGCCGAGGCGAGGGCCATACGCGGCGAGGGGGCGTGCCCGGGACAGGCGGAAGGTTGCGGTTGCGGCCTTGCCGAGCCGTGGTACGTCGGCGGCCGGGTGGAGGGCGTGGCTCTTCCCCAGCGGTACGATTTCACCGAGCTTCGCATGTCCCCGGCCGAGGTTCAGCGTTTTTTCGCCCAGAAAGGCTGGCGAAAGGTCGTGGCCGTACAGGCCGGGCGCCCGCTGCATAAGGCGGACCGGGCCATGCTCGAGGAGGTCGCCCGGGATGAAGGGGCCAGCCTGCTTCTGTCGCCGCTGCTTCGGCCGTCCCTGTATTTTTGCGTGGACCATTTCAGCTTGGTGCGTAGTTTTCGGCAGTTCGCCGAGACCTTTCCCCGAGGTGTGACCAAGTTGAACCTGACCCCGTGGTTCGAGCGCCACATGGGGCCCAGGGGCGCATTGCTCAGGGCTGTGGTCAACAAGAACTACGGCTGCACCCATATGCTTGTCTGGGATACCGCCAAGGCCGACCCGAAGCGGAATGCCCTGTCCAACGAGTACGAGGCGCACATTCGTTGGCTGGCGGACCATCGCGCGGATACCGGCATTATCCCGGTGGCCGAGCATTGCATGGCTCTGGACCAGTCCACGGGACGATACGCGCGTTCGGACTCAGGTGGGCGATGCGTCAACGACCACGACGCCGTGGTGGACCTGCTTACGCGCGGCGAGCCCGTACCGGAGTGGATGTCCTTCCCCGGTGTGCTCAAGGAATTGTCGCACCTATACAAGCCGCGCTGGAAACAGGGGTTCACCCTGTTCTTCACCGGATTGTCCGGGGCGGGCAAATCCACCCTGGCCAAGATCCTGTTCGTCAAGCTTCTGGAGCTGGACAGCCGCCCGGTGACTTTGCTCGATGGCGACATCGTGCGCACCAACCTGTCCAGCGAATTGTCCTTCAGCAAGGAGCATCGCAACCTGAACGTGACCCGTATCGGGTTCGTGGCCAGCGAGATCGTCAAGAACGGCGGGGTGGCCATCTGCGCGCCCATCGCGCCTTACGCCGAGTCCCGGCGTCATGCCCGGGCGGCCGTGGAGGAGTATGGTGGGTTCGTCGAGATCCATGTTAATACGCCGCTCGCCGTCTGCGAACGGCGCGACCGCAAGGGCATCTATGCCAAGGCCCGGGCGGGCCTTCTCAGCGGGCTGACCGGGGTGGACGACCCGTATATCACGCCGGAGAATCCGGAATTGCGCATCGACACCTCGGAATTGACACCCAATGAAGCGGCTCACGAGGTCCTGCTCTATCTGGGCGAGCGCAAGTATCTCTGA
- a CDS encoding Fur family transcriptional regulator, which translates to MKTPQEVFAEYLANENLKMTPQRRVILDTLLRKNDHLSSEELYALVKKRDASIGQATVYRTLKLLSDSGLIEPLDFADGVTRYEPSYGKDHHDHLICENCGKNIEIVDEVIERRQEQLAKEHGFTLIRHKMYLYGLCPECRKK; encoded by the coding sequence ATGAAAACCCCGCAAGAAGTCTTTGCTGAATATTTGGCTAACGAGAACCTGAAGATGACCCCCCAACGGAGGGTCATCCTCGACACTCTGCTCAGGAAAAATGACCACCTCTCCTCCGAGGAACTCTACGCGCTGGTCAAAAAACGCGACGCTTCCATCGGCCAGGCCACGGTCTACCGGACCCTCAAACTCCTCAGCGACTCCGGCCTGATCGAACCCCTGGATTTCGCCGACGGGGTAACCCGCTACGAGCCGAGCTACGGCAAGGATCACCACGACCATCTCATCTGCGAAAATTGCGGAAAGAACATCGAGATCGTGGACGAAGTCATCGAGCGCCGCCAGGAACAGTTGGCCAAGGAGCACGGCTTCACCCTCATTCGGCACAAGATGTACCTCTACGGCTTGTGCCCGGAGTGCCGCAAAAAATAG
- a CDS encoding integrase arm-type DNA-binding domain-containing protein, whose amino-acid sequence MPLTDAKIKAAKAKDKQYTLNGGEGLSLIVSPKAQMLEAALSTGMRAELFLGSYPYVSLQDARTKRGELKSLIARGIDPLRKRKEDKRRASGSEEFEAVGREWFDKQVWVER is encoded by the coding sequence ATGCCGTTAACCGATGCGAAGATCAAGGCAGCCAAGGCAAAGGACAAGCAGTACACACTCAATGGTGGGGAAGGGCTTTCGCTTATAGTCTCTCCCAAAGCGCAAATGCTGGAAGCTGCGCTATCAACGGGGATGCGTGCGGAGCTATTCCTTGGCTCCTACCCTTATGTATCCTTGCAAGACGCCCGGACAAAACGGGGTGAACTCAAATCCCTTATAGCTAGAGGGATCGATCCATTGAGAAAGCGAAAAGAGGATAAGCGCAGAGCTAGTGGGAGTGAGGAGTTTGAAGCAGTTGGCCGAGAATGGTTTGATAAGCAAGTCTGGGTGGAGCGATAG